The following coding sequences lie in one Bacteroidota bacterium genomic window:
- a CDS encoding universal stress protein → MKKVIVVGIDFSDCSINALDHAIDIANRAGADVMMVWVNRPETGKEIYTVDPKQIIDEATRRFETLKSSRQPLLNDGKIFYQIRKGKVYKEITAAADEVDAFLIVVGTHGASGFEEFWIGSNANRIVTAAERPIITIRGGVDMHKTIRRIVMPIDSTVESRQKVPFTALIARYYDAEIHVLALFSSPLAELRDVVREYVNQVKIYLSENNIRHTVVELEADNLTDVTIAYAIKVEANLISIMDEQETTTANIWLGPYAQQMINHSPIPVLCIHAKDLIAGAEN, encoded by the coding sequence ATGAAAAAAGTGATTGTAGTGGGCATCGATTTTTCGGATTGCTCCATCAACGCCCTCGATCATGCCATCGACATCGCCAACCGCGCCGGGGCTGACGTGATGATGGTTTGGGTGAACCGCCCGGAAACCGGGAAAGAAATTTACACTGTCGATCCAAAACAGATTATTGACGAAGCTACCAGGCGTTTCGAAACCCTCAAATCGTCGCGCCAGCCGCTGCTCAACGACGGTAAAATCTTTTATCAGATACGAAAAGGCAAGGTGTATAAGGAAATCACCGCTGCTGCCGACGAAGTGGATGCCTTTCTCATCGTGGTGGGCACCCATGGCGCCTCAGGTTTCGAAGAGTTTTGGATTGGCAGCAATGCCAACCGCATCGTAACGGCCGCCGAACGGCCCATCATCACCATCCGGGGTGGGGTGGACATGCATAAAACCATCAGACGCATCGTGATGCCCATCGACAGCACCGTCGAAAGCAGGCAGAAAGTTCCGTTTACTGCGCTGATTGCCAGGTATTACGATGCCGAGATACATGTGCTGGCCCTGTTTTCGTCACCCCTGGCTGAACTGCGCGATGTGGTCAGGGAGTACGTAAACCAGGTTAAAATCTACCTGTCGGAAAACAACATCCGACACACTGTGGTTGAACTTGAGGCTGACAACCTGACCGATGTCACAATTGCCTATGCCATCAAGGTAGAAGCCAACCTGATCTCGATCATGGACGAACAGGAAACCACCACAGCCAACATCTGGCTCGGACCGTATGCGCAGCAAATGATCAACCACTCCCCCATCCCCGTGCTGTGCATTCACGCCAAAGACCTGATTGCCGGAGCTGAAAATTAA